In Danio aesculapii chromosome 8, fDanAes4.1, whole genome shotgun sequence, the genomic stretch agctgtttgaacagacgtatatgtaggtatagtgtatagaccgtcatatggGGGTGATATAAACTCACTCagtcattttttttccaaatttaacaacataaaaacggtggaccaattggagctgttttcagaccgaccgcaactttacgtaggagtgcggtccccccgcccaccaatattgattgacaggcacacaTTAACATGTCTATAgcaatgcatataatcatatcaacaagagaggattgtaccgggaataaaaggtctgttcagtttacTAGGATCATCAATAATCATcaacatgatcaagagtgagtttttacaagtttaacatgttttaaaacagagcacgtgtgtaatgaattacagccattcacttcatcagcaccagccgcgtgtcagaacacttctaaaagaagacgcttcaatcccggtttgtggacgttaaatcaggtttattttgtacatgaaaATGACAGATATCCATaaagcagtggagattaacctgtatcctgtcacatatgcgtgcaaaaagagtgcaaagctaaacgcgcgctgtctctgtatgagtgtgtgtgtgtgcgtgaactttgtaatgacattgtgtgtgactcatggttgcaaatccacaaaaaaatgcatcaaatactgattggtaaagttctagGAATAGTtttttctcacaaacgttacgtgagatctgcttcctgaggcagccgagggcagcgattgctgacaggcacgtgggaacggtgggcaggaaaggactagccttaaaggcccagtacaaaaaaacagcaacaaggttTTACCCAGCTATAATACAGAAACTTCAGATGGCTATTAATAAAtagtctgatgggtgttttgagctgccCTTTAAGTGTATAATATGAACGCATAACCAGTGGCATAAACagctaattaattattttttttttttgctctgtagCACATTATATTCTTCATTCCAGTTTGCACTATTAATGCATACAATTGCACTCAATCTGTTCCGGCCATTATACTGTTGTGTACTGTTGTTTGCACACAAGCCTATTGCAATAGGCACTTTTTgcataataaacataatttaaacaacTACTATACATTGTTTACATTTCTCCACAATTAGTAGTATATATTAATTACATTcacagatatttatttatatatatatatatatatatatatatatatatatatatatatatatatatatatttcatagttATACTTCCGTTACTTCTGTGTATGACTTTTACTGGACGGCAAAGAATTTAATTGTACAGGGAAACGTGTTTCCTTACTGTGcacatgacaataaataaattgaattgaaaatgctCCACTATATTGTAAACtgtaatgtctggtcaactataattccaaCTATATTCATAACTCCAGACTCGCATATTGCGATatggatgctgaaacgatatattgtgcaactcTAACTCAAAccaattttgtgttgtaatcaatcagcatgaagtgactacaggttttgaagACCACACAaaagagggtgcccaaacttttgcacagtctacttttcaatttaatttcacacatctcaatactaCTACACTACAGATTTCTGTCTAAAACATGACATCTTTCAGCTTTCACTGGAAACTGAATGGAACATCCCTTCAATCTTTGcttataaagaaagagcacattactgtgcagccacagaggggtgcccaaacttttgcatagaactgtaatatttgactagatactcttcaagacactagtattcagcttaaagtgacatttaaaggcttaactagggtaattagggtaaagttaggctaattaggcaagtcattgtataacagtggtttattctggagacaatccaacacaaatattgcttaagggggctaataatattgaccttaaaatggctttaaaacaattaaaaactgctttattctagctgaaataaaacaaataagactttctccagaagaaaaaatattagaggaaatactgtgagaaattcctgaatctgagaaacatcacttgagaaatatttgaagtcTTGCCTGAACTTAGTTGAAATGCAGTCATAAATGCAGACTTACAGCGAGGAACAGCATACAGTACATGGAGAATGATGAGTGACCAGAGTAAAAGGAAAGCCTGGCAGTAAAACATTTCACATCATCATTATTAGCAAGAAAACACCCAATATTCACTACAGTGTTGAAGAGTGAGACACTCACCGGCCCTCGTTAGTGAGCGTGGGGTCTCCTGTACAGGTGAAGTTCTCGATATACCCTGATTTACAGTCAATGAGGCTCCAGTGTGGTTTGCACACCGTCAGAAAGTGCGGCCGCAGTCGGCCGATGGTGTATTTGGCGATGTCGGTCAGCGACTGACTCAGCGCCGCTCCAAACACAAACGACCCAACCGCTTTATACACACACGCTACATATTCATAACTGAAGGACGCTCTGGGTTGCAGATATATGGAAAACACTCGCCAAAGACGATCTGTGGAGCAGAGAATTCAACAAATcaacagtcattttttttttgctctgtgttAATAATTTTGAGAGTGTAGTAACTATAAACCTactatatttacattcaaaacattatattttgcatCTTATTacaaggagacctattatgcaagaaaacactttaataaggggtttaagcacagttgtgtgtcagcagtgtgtgaatatctccagcctctagtgggtaaacattaaataatcatattttttataatcacacttgaggggtgtcatggtggctcagtggttagcatgtcgcctcacagcaagaaggtactggttcgagtcccggctgagtcagttggtgtttctgtgtggagtttgcatgttcatccccgtgttggtgtgggtttcctccgggtgctcccggtttcccccacagtccaaacacatgtgctataggggaattgatgaactaaattggcttgtaatgtatgaatgagtgtgtatgggggtttccctgtactgggttgcagctggaagggcatccgctgtgtaaaacatatgctggaatagtttgcggttcattctgctgtggcgacccctgatgaataaagggactaagccaaagaaagtgaatgactaatcagacttgataaataAAACCACTTTGATTGACAGTCTCCCTTTGTACGTCAGAGGAAACTCCGCCCACTAGTTCCACTTATTAGCATAAAACGGCCCTCAGTGAGAAGCAAGCCGTCTGTCCACTAGCTatattagagtgtttgagctgcagaagataatgtcagcatagactaagagcaGGGTGCCAAATTACAAGGGGGTTTGGTGGGGGGGGGATTGACCGCCGAATTAACGATTGATCCTCCATAAAAGAGgacaaaacaagatgtatgagggagggaggggggggggggggggacggtCAGTTCTTTAATATTGAGAAATatttcactctgatctgtatttttaaataataatgttaattatatataataattaaatatacatttgaccaccccataACGGTTCAAACCATTGTTAATGCATAATTGTGCCAATCAGTCTATTCGAGAAAAAAGTCTAGATCTAGAGCACCAACAGACATTGTGTTCACAATACTTTCTctcgtaaaataggtgtttgtatctatATTTAGTCcgaaaataaaatctaattagatgcatagtttgtagtttaattcaattcaattcccctttatttgtatagcgcttatacaatgtagattgtgtcaaagcagcttcacataaaaggtcacagtaaataggaacagtgtagttcagtttgtagtgtttaagttcagttcagttgagctcagttcagtgtggtttaataatcactactgagagtccaaatattgaagggcaaatccaacgatgcgcagctctacagatccctctccgctgtcgccactggcttgcatggttcgggatctgtagagctgcgcatcgttggatttgcccttcaatatttggactctcagtttAACCTACAGTAACATCTGAAAACAGCTGatcagagaatactgtaggtcagaatacacaaaatatccctcaaaacgctGAAAACTTGAATaccttttattaataaactagaagtaattaaaaaataaatgcataaatgactaaagcatgtattacacaaactaactgaaacagttgaccccccccccccccccccccatcgtcaatgtataattcacacactaaaaggattataaatgtggtcatattttgtttactatatttataaggttaaaaataaatgcaaaatactCAAATAAGATTGTTGAAAATTGATAAACGAGCCAGGAGCCTTGTTTCAAGCAGAGgctttccgctacattcattcttccatggggTGGGGGGGGCACCATGCccaaattcatcccgccacggctacattacagcttcacattcaaaacattaattattttaatagcggttgataatcgcaccaaaacgaaTGAAAGGGTAAGtgattataacagcgcaaacttttctgaaACCGTAGTTactgctgtgcgtcatttgtttaaccctgacgtgctgactgacttactgactggtgcatgaggccagcaaacacgacgtatagctgtttcactttacttcaggacgcattaatgccactctgtaggtctattggagacattcataaatattcctagcaaattaaataaatgctggagacatactcgttacataaacgcagtAAATCGCACATCAGCAGCGTTTATTACAGGAAGATCTGTGCGCTcttgaagcggcttatatttgaggggccgtgcaagaagttttgtgcccaagcagaggaaatcggcgcgcaagcaaagagatccgcatgctcgtaggctattacataaatgcgatcaactctaatactgcgctcacgacatttctGATTGAAATAACGCCAGAGGTAGTTGGTTAGATCTGTGTAAAATAAGGCCTGCtgtcacagctggaaaaaaatcctagaggagaCACTGCATTATGTTTTAGGAGGGGGGCCTAAACAATGTAATAGGTAGGTGAAAGAACCTGTCCAgccactgaccacacaagtttatCAACCAAAGAATTTCTTTTAGCATTCGCTTTAGGATCTGCCAGTGCTCAGGAAGGCAAGAGGTTTAACGTCTCTCACACCCGAGCTGCTAGAGTTATGAATGAAATTATATCATTCTAAAAACCAAGAATATGacttttcagttacatttattaatattaaattatttattaccgTTAATTTGAAACTAGaagatataaatttatatttgaaCAAGATTGCGTCCTTTTCTATTCTTAAATATTTAAGCTCATTTATTATATTAACCCTGTTAAGTTACATTTTGGTCATAGCACTCAGCCCTATTATTAGCATGCAATTTGGATGTTAATGCATtcgtaaatgttaaactatgattaataaatgcagtacAACTGTCGATCataatttgttaatgttagtaatacattaactaatgaaaaccTATTGTAAAGTGTGGTTTTACACTGGTTTACAATGCCAAATCAAATTAGATTCACTTGTTTGGTTAAAAGTAGGTCTTTCATATAGTAAATCTACTAAAGACAGGAAATATACTTACCTGTACTGTATAAAAATCATAAACAACATGTGCatgttattactgaaatgaatatgTAAGCTGAATAAATCTATATTTGCACACATCTACATGAGTAAATGAATGGATTAAATGATGGGCTGAAGGACTTCTGTGGCAAATAAAGCTCTTAAAATAAGAAAGCAGATTACGGCTTACTAGCAAGAGTGCCAGTGGTATCATTATTCCCATCAGTAGCTGGTAGGATATGGTATCTTCTTTAAATGGGTATCTGATGCTGTTCATCGCTGCAGAAAAAGCCTCTTTTGAAAGGCTTGTGCTGAATATTTAGCACCGCAAACGGAAGTCCAGCTAGGAGAGAAAGCAGAAATGAAGATCCTCGTTTACATCATCAACATCAGGGTCTGTGTTCACGAAACATCTGAAGGCTAAACGTAGCtcagatttaggagacattcttCAAAAATGGATCCTGTCTGTTGCTAAATTTGGGACTTTAGTGATTTTAGAGCTAACACTAGACCGCTAAAAGATTAACAGTAGTAAAGAGACTCATAAATCACTAAATCAAGCCACAAAATATCctaaaatgtctgttttttaGTAATctgctttggaaaaaaaaacatctttaaaagcgTTTGCCCACAAGCCAATCTCCAAAGGTACTCAGAGGCCTCTGTAGTGACGGTTGGTTCTCACATGTCCGCCATGTTTGTTGTTTAGACTTTTACCTGAGTTCTGTGTTTATAAACAAATTCACGTCcaacgtgcaatgtattgtgggtaatattaGCCTTTAACGTACGGATGCTGCTTCACATTTCTACTGGAAATAGTCGACCATACCGGGAACTTtagcatactcttttcaacatactacagttTGGGACACACTAATACTACTTTgcaatactatttaggatggatctGATGTGAATTGGGCCGCAGCATGGTCTCAGATGAAACACAAACTGCCTGATGTTAAACATCCAGCTGATGTATGTTTGGTGTTAGTCAGCTATTGTACAGTTATATGAGAATAAAGAACAGCGTTTCAGTGCACATTCTGCTGAGGAGACTCAATCCTGCTTAATAATCAGTTCACTTCACACTGTTCAACAGCTGAGGAAGACAAAGAAGGACTGTATTCTGTGTCGTCTGACTCCGCTTATTATTCTGACATTCCTATACATTACTTTCATTAGCAATCACAGTTTCTTCATTGTAGAATTACCTGCTGATCAACATTCTACTCGTGATCtactagattagattagattcaactttattgtcattacacatgtacaagtacaaggcaacgaaatgcagtttcggtctaaccagcagtgcaatagcagcaagtgcaggatacaggtataagttataaagtgcagttatagaaaaactatggtgatatttacagatggatgtactatcaacattatatacaggttgtattagctatgacagatttacaataaatgaatatatgtacaggatgtgtggcagatagataaacaattacaaatgttcatgtgcaaaaattaaacaaatggcACAGAATACAGCTTGAGCGTCTGTAATTGCATGCATGTTGCAAAATAATGCAACAACCATCTTGTTTTCCAGCTCAAATatctgaatattattaaatataaaacagtaCAATTACTGGAGAAGCtaaataaagttgtttttttaaatattaaatgttttattaaatattaaatgtaaaatttaaaggaAAAATAAGGTTTCATATTTCTAAAGCATCAACATGTTTAATGTACATTTATAATCTGTTCtttaattttaacttaatatttcatGTAAAATTGCTTCTCCGGTAAACACAGCTtgatttaaaagctttttttcagatatttgcaCCTGAAACAAGACACAATACTGAacaagtcattttttaaaaaaccatactttcataaATCAGTACAGTTTAATATCAAGAAATGTAACCTTGTGTTTATATGAAATACCGAATATACACATGTCTAGATGAAATTTAAGCAAGGATTCAGATCAACAGGAATCTCCAGTATGATCAATAACATCAATTTTAcacttaaatcaagatacattaaTGGAGGATAACTCAAGAAATGAGGCCTTGTTAAAGAAACCAAGAtggtttttgcattattt encodes the following:
- the LOC130233939 gene encoding LOW QUALITY PROTEIN: phospholipid phosphatase 1 (The sequence of the model RefSeq protein was modified relative to this genomic sequence to represent the inferred CDS: inserted 1 base in 1 codon) encodes the protein MNSIRYPFKEDTISYQLLMGIMIPLALLLIVFGECFXIYLQPRASFSYEYVACVYKAVGSFVFGAALSQSLTDIAKYTIGRLRPHFLTVCKPHWSLIDCKSGYIENFTCTGDPTLTNEGRLSFYSGHSSFSMYCMLFLALYLQSRMRAGWARLVRPTLQFSLIAASLYVGLSRVSDYKHHWSDVLTGLIQGAAVALFTVFCVSDLFNVKCVSNKDEEISHTSLQETSDSPNHYGSTQ